Proteins encoded within one genomic window of Pseudomonas cannabina:
- a CDS encoding MFS transporter: MTTTAAEHVDPATLKKVIVAAAIGNFVEWFDFAVYGFLATTIALQFFPSGDSSAALLKTFAVFAVAFAFRPLGGIFFGMLGDRIGRKKTLAMTILLMAGATTLIGLLPTYAAIGVMAPILLTLIRCAQGFSAGGEYAGACAYLMEHAPRTQRAWYGSFVPVSTFSAFAAAAVVAYALESSLSSEAMGSWGWRLPFLIAAPLGLVGLYLRWKLDETPAFQAVAQEHAAHSPLKETLRHHAAAMCCLGAFVSLTALSFYMFTTYFATYLQVAGGLSRATALLVSLIALAFAAALCPLAGAYSDRVGRRVTMATACILLMIVVLPSFLMASSGSFTASIIGVMLLAVGAVLCGVVTAALLSETFPTRTRYTASAITYNMAYTLFGGTAPLMATWLISVTGSNLSPAFYLIAVAVLAMAGGLALPETSKISLHDVTVAGERAVARSMA, from the coding sequence ATGACAACCACCGCCGCAGAACACGTCGACCCCGCCACGCTGAAGAAAGTCATCGTCGCCGCTGCCATCGGCAACTTTGTCGAGTGGTTCGATTTTGCCGTCTATGGCTTTCTGGCCACCACCATCGCCCTGCAATTCTTTCCCAGCGGCGACAGCAGCGCCGCCCTGTTGAAAACCTTCGCGGTGTTTGCTGTAGCTTTTGCCTTTCGGCCGCTGGGCGGGATTTTCTTCGGCATGCTGGGTGACCGGATCGGCCGCAAGAAAACCCTCGCCATGACCATCCTGCTGATGGCCGGCGCGACGACGCTGATCGGCCTGCTGCCGACGTATGCCGCGATTGGTGTGATGGCGCCGATTCTGCTGACCCTCATTCGCTGTGCTCAAGGGTTTTCGGCAGGCGGCGAATACGCCGGGGCTTGCGCGTACCTCATGGAGCATGCACCGCGCACGCAGCGGGCCTGGTACGGCAGTTTTGTGCCGGTTTCCACGTTTTCCGCCTTTGCCGCCGCAGCGGTGGTGGCGTATGCGCTGGAATCGTCGCTGTCCAGCGAGGCGATGGGCAGTTGGGGCTGGCGTCTGCCGTTTCTGATCGCCGCGCCGCTGGGGCTGGTCGGTCTGTACTTGCGCTGGAAACTCGATGAAACCCCGGCGTTTCAGGCGGTCGCCCAAGAGCACGCGGCTCACTCGCCGCTCAAGGAAACCTTGCGCCATCATGCGGCGGCGATGTGTTGCCTGGGAGCGTTCGTGTCGCTGACCGCGCTGTCGTTCTATATGTTCACCACTTACTTCGCGACCTATCTGCAAGTGGCGGGTGGTTTGAGCCGCGCGACCGCGCTACTGGTGTCGTTGATCGCCCTGGCATTCGCCGCCGCGCTTTGTCCGCTGGCCGGTGCGTATTCGGATCGGGTAGGGCGCCGCGTGACGATGGCCACCGCCTGCATTCTGTTGATGATCGTGGTGTTGCCATCCTTCCTGATGGCCAGTTCCGGCTCGTTCACTGCCTCGATCATCGGCGTGATGCTGCTGGCCGTGGGCGCCGTGCTGTGCGGTGTGGTGACGGCCGCGCTGCTGTCGGAAACCTTCCCGACGCGCACCCGCTACACGGCGTCGGCGATCACTTACAACATGGCCTACACCCTGTTCGGCGGCACCGCGCCACTGATGGCGACCTGGCTGATCAGCGTCACCGGCAGCAACCTGTCACCGGCGTTCTACCTGATTGCCGTAGCCGTGCTGGCAATGGCAGGCGGCCTGGCGCTGCCGGAAACCTCGAAGATTTCGCTGCATGACGTAACGGTTGCGGGAGAGAGGGCGGTGGCGCGTTCGATGGCGTGA
- a CDS encoding MFS transporter, producing MATSAQPATAAASTTPQTSPLVMRIIGAVALAHLINDLIQAILPSIYPMLKASYDLSFTQIGLITLTFQITASLLQPWVGYYTDRHPNPLVLPLGSVCTLIGIVMMSMVGSFPLILLAAALIGIGSSTFHPEASRIARLASGGRFGLAQSTFQVGGNTGSAFGPLLAAAIIIPFGQGNVAWIGLFALFSLGLLYAISRWYRAHLNLFKLKAGQAATHGLSRKRVIASLAVLAFLVFSKFFYMTSLTSYFTFYLIEKFDLSVASSQLHLFLFLGAVAAGTFFGGPIGDRIGRKAVIWFSILGAAPFTLALPYADLFWTSILSVIIGFVLASAFSAIVVYAQELVPGNVGMIAGIFFGLMFGFGGIGAALLGYLADSHGILFVYQLCSYLPLLGILAILLPRTR from the coding sequence ATGGCGACCAGCGCTCAACCCGCTACCGCGGCGGCCTCGACCACCCCTCAGACCAGCCCGCTGGTGATGCGCATCATCGGTGCCGTAGCGCTCGCGCACCTGATCAACGACCTGATCCAGGCCATCCTGCCGTCGATCTACCCGATGCTCAAGGCCAGTTATGACCTGAGCTTCACCCAGATCGGCCTGATAACCCTGACGTTTCAGATCACCGCATCGCTGTTGCAGCCGTGGGTCGGTTACTACACCGACCGCCATCCCAATCCGCTGGTGCTGCCTCTGGGTTCAGTCTGCACCCTGATCGGTATCGTGATGATGTCGATGGTGGGCAGTTTTCCATTGATTTTGCTGGCGGCGGCCTTGATCGGCATCGGCTCATCGACCTTTCACCCGGAGGCCTCGCGTATCGCGCGACTGGCGTCGGGTGGGCGATTCGGGCTGGCGCAATCGACTTTTCAGGTCGGCGGCAACACCGGCTCCGCATTCGGGCCATTGCTGGCGGCGGCGATCATCATTCCGTTCGGGCAGGGCAATGTGGCCTGGATCGGGCTGTTCGCACTGTTTTCGCTGGGCTTGCTGTACGCGATCAGCCGTTGGTATCGCGCGCATCTCAACCTGTTCAAGCTCAAAGCCGGGCAGGCGGCGACTCATGGGCTGTCGAGAAAACGCGTGATCGCCTCGCTGGCTGTGCTGGCGTTTCTGGTGTTCTCCAAGTTTTTCTACATGACCAGCCTGACCAGCTACTTCACGTTTTACCTGATCGAGAAGTTCGACCTGTCGGTCGCCAGTTCGCAGTTGCACCTGTTTCTGTTTCTTGGTGCTGTGGCGGCAGGGACGTTTTTCGGTGGCCCGATCGGCGACCGTATTGGCCGCAAGGCAGTGATCTGGTTTTCGATCCTCGGTGCCGCGCCCTTTACCCTAGCGCTGCCGTATGCAGACCTGTTCTGGACCAGCATACTCAGCGTCATCATCGGCTTCGTGCTGGCCTCGGCGTTTTCCGCCATCGTGGTGTACGCCCAGGAACTGGTGCCGGGCAACGTCGGCATGATTGCCGGGATCTTCTTCGGTCTGATGTTCGGCTTCGGCGGTATCGGCGCAGCCTTGCTCGGCTACCTGGCTGACAGCCACGGCATCCTCTTCGTCTACCAATTGTGCTCGTACCTGCCGCTGCTCGGCATCCTCGCCATTCTCTTGCCCCGGACCCGATAA
- a CDS encoding 1-aminocyclopropane-1-carboxylate deaminase/D-cysteine desulfhydrase, translating to MISDAPGWQPSAPLQRLNLPWLQDARVEVAILRLDQIDPLISGNKWFKLREHLTQAVKGGAKGLISLGGAHSNHLHALAAAGKRFGFPTVGLLRGHAQQTPTVLDLQVFGMQLHWLGYAGYRARHAADFWQPWQAQYPELYPVPEGGGGLAGALGCASLRQMVDDQLAALGWDDYHGWWLAAGTGTTVAGLLLAEAGAHAVYGAMAVPDDHGVAQNIVAVLNQAAGSQLNPSADLPPACVLLDASRGGFARTDAVLLDFMADSEAQSGVALEPLYTGKALLILRDEVQAGRFEPGTRLIFIHTGGLQGRRAMGL from the coding sequence AAGACGCCAGGGTCGAGGTGGCGATCCTGCGGCTGGACCAGATCGACCCGCTGATCAGCGGCAACAAATGGTTCAAACTCCGTGAGCACCTGACCCAGGCCGTCAAGGGCGGGGCAAAAGGCCTGATCAGCCTCGGCGGCGCGCACTCCAATCATCTCCACGCCCTAGCGGCGGCGGGCAAGCGCTTCGGTTTTCCGACGGTTGGCCTGCTGCGCGGTCATGCGCAGCAAACACCCACGGTGCTCGATCTGCAGGTGTTTGGCATGCAATTGCACTGGCTGGGCTATGCCGGTTATCGAGCGCGACATGCTGCGGATTTCTGGCAGCCCTGGCAGGCGCAATACCCCGAGCTGTATCCGGTCCCCGAAGGCGGCGGCGGGCTCGCGGGTGCGCTGGGCTGCGCGAGTTTGCGGCAGATGGTCGATGATCAGCTTGCGGCACTCGGCTGGGACGATTACCACGGCTGGTGGCTGGCTGCCGGGACCGGCACCACCGTCGCCGGTCTGCTGTTGGCCGAAGCGGGCGCGCATGCCGTGTATGGCGCCATGGCCGTGCCGGACGATCATGGCGTGGCGCAGAACATCGTCGCGGTGCTGAACCAGGCGGCCGGATCGCAGCTGAACCCCTCGGCTGATCTTCCTCCGGCCTGTGTTCTGCTGGACGCCAGCCGGGGCGGCTTTGCCAGAACCGATGCGGTGTTGCTCGACTTCATGGCTGATAGCGAAGCGCAGAGCGGCGTAGCGCTTGAGCCGTTGTACACCGGCAAGGCGCTGCTGATACTGCGTGACGAGGTGCAGGCCGGTCGCTTCGAACCTGGCACCCGGTTGATCTTCATCCACACCGGGGGCCTGCAAGGTAGGCGGGCGATGGGCCTGTAA